The proteins below come from a single Aegilops tauschii subsp. strangulata cultivar AL8/78 chromosome 6, Aet v6.0, whole genome shotgun sequence genomic window:
- the LOC109740564 gene encoding uncharacterized protein isoform X1 translates to MATAAADAAAAVPDARRWSKAGPSSPVTTAIFLFFFVVVVGVLVSARWITTTTHLAITNLDQWRTQPAILTATLTTSIPAIPAGPPPPRPTYSLSCSAPPLTRDPDIPSNISQTLSLALSSNATCASVPDPQPIPPAADADADANATCPTYFRFIHEDLHPWRAAGGITRAMLDRARATANFRLVVLRGRAYIERIAPAFQTRDLFTIWGILQLLRRYPGRVPDLDLMFDCVDWPVVHADEYQGDNATAMPPLFRYCGDNETLDVVFPDWSFWGWAEINIKPWDALQKDLNEGNKRVRWIDREPYAYWKGNPDVAAIRQELVKCNVSSKQEWNARIFKQDWIKESKAGYKKSNLASQCTHRYKIYIEGSAWSVSEKYILACDSMTLVIKPKYYDFFSRVLMPTQHYWPVRDDNKCGSIKYAVDWGNSHKKKAQQIGKKASKFIQQELSMDYIYDYMFHLLTEYAKLLRFKPTKPPEAVEVCPESLACQAIGREKKFMQDSMVKSANVAGPCNLPPPFSPEEYKKLQQRKEKSIKQVETLDQNASKLEERNASKPEDSNPGERNASKPEDSNPGERNASKPKDSNPEERNASKPEERNASKPEDSNPEERNASKPEERNASKPEDSNPEERNASKPEDSNPEERNASKPKE, encoded by the exons ATGGCCACGgctgccgccgacgccgccgccgccgtccctgaCGCCCGGAGGTGGAGCAAGGCCGGTCCTTCGTCGCCGGTCACCACcgccatcttcctcttcttcttcgtcgtcgtggtcggcgtcctcgtctccgcccgtTGGATCACCACCACC ACTCATCTGGCAATCACCAATCTGGATCAGTGGCGCACACAGCCG GCAATCCTGACGGCCACGCTAACCACCTCCATCCCCGCCATCCcggccggcccgccgccgccgcgccccaccTACTCCCTCTCCTGCTCGGCGCCGCCGCTCACCCGCGACCCCGACATCCCCAGCAACATCTCCCAGACCCTCTCCCTCGCGCTCTCCTCCAACGCCACCTGCGCCTCCGTCCCCGACCCCCAGCCGATCCcccccgccgccgacgccgacgcGGACGCCAACGCCACCTGCCCCACCTACTTCCGCTTCATCCACGAGGACCTCCACCCATGGCGCGCGGCGGGGGGCATCACGCGCGCGATGCTCGACCGCGCGCGCGCCACCGCCAACTTCCGCCTCGTCGTGCTCCGCGGCCGCGCCTACATCGAGCGCATCGCGCCGGCCTTCCAGACGCGCGACCTCTTCACCATCTGGGGCATCCTCCAGCTGCTCCGCCGCTACCCTGGCCGCGTCCCCGACCTCGACCTCATGTTCGACTGCGTGGACTGGCCGGTTGTCCACGCCGACGAGTACCAGGGGGACAACGCCACCGCCATGCCGCCGCTTTTCCGCTACTGCGGCGACAACGAGACGCTCGACGTGGTCTTCCCGGACTGGTCCTTCTGGGGCTG GGCCGAGATAAACATAAAGCCGTGGGATGCACTgcagaaggatttgaatgaaggCAATAAGAGGGTGAGATGGATAGATAGAGAACCTTATGCTTACTGGAAAGGGAATCCAGATGTCGCAGCTATAAGGCAAGAGCTGGTTAAGTGTAATGTGTCCAGTAAACAAGAATGGAATGCACGGATTTTCAAACAG GATTGGATCAAAGAAAGCAAGGCAGGATACAAGAAATCAAATTTGGCCAGTCAATGCACCCATAG GTACAAGATCTACATTGAAGGATCAGCATGGTCAGTCAGTGAGAAGTATATCCTAGCTTGTGATTCGATGACGCTGGTGATTAAACCAAAATACTACGATTTCTTCTCAAGGGTGCTGATGCCCACTCAGCATTATTGGCCAGTTCGAGATGACAATAAGTGTGGCTCCATAAAGTATGCTGTTGACTGGGGAAATTCTCACAAGAAAAAG GCACAGCAAATAGGAAAGAAGGCAAGCAAGTTCATTCAACAAGAACTTAGTATGGACTATATATACGATTACATGTTTCACCTCTTAACTGAGTATGCTAAGCTCCTAAGATTCAAGCCAACCAAGCCACCTGAAGCTGTTGAGGTCTGTCCCGAATCTTTGGCCTGCCAAGCCATAGGTCGGGAGAAGAAGTTTATGCAAGACTCCATGGTGAAGTCTGCGAACGTTGCAGGCCCATGCAATCTGCCTCCTCCCTTCAGCCCTGAGGAATACAAAAAGCTACAACAGAGGAAAGAAAAGTCAATTAAACAGGTCGAAACGTTGGATCAAAATGCTTCAAAGCTCGAGGAGCGAAATGCTTCAAAACCTGAGGATAGCAATCCCGGGGAGCGAAATGCTTCAAAACCTGAGGATAGCAATCCCGGGGAGCGAAATGCTTCAAAACCTAAGGATAGCAATCCCGAGGAGCGAAATGCTTCAAAGCCCGAGGAGCGAAATGCTTCAAAACCTGAGGATAGCAATCCCGAGGAGCGAAATGCTTCAAAGCCCGAGGAACGAAATGCTTCAAAACCTGAGGATAGCA
- the LOC109740564 gene encoding uncharacterized protein isoform X2, giving the protein MLDRARATANFRLVVLRGRAYIERIAPAFQTRDLFTIWGILQLLRRYPGRVPDLDLMFDCVDWPVVHADEYQGDNATAMPPLFRYCGDNETLDVVFPDWSFWGWAEINIKPWDALQKDLNEGNKRVRWIDREPYAYWKGNPDVAAIRQELVKCNVSSKQEWNARIFKQDWIKESKAGYKKSNLASQCTHRYKIYIEGSAWSVSEKYILACDSMTLVIKPKYYDFFSRVLMPTQHYWPVRDDNKCGSIKYAVDWGNSHKKKAQQIGKKASKFIQQELSMDYIYDYMFHLLTEYAKLLRFKPTKPPEAVEVCPESLACQAIGREKKFMQDSMVKSANVAGPCNLPPPFSPEEYKKLQQRKEKSIKQVETLDQNASKLEERNASKPEDSNPGERNASKPEDSNPGERNASKPKDSNPEERNASKPEERNASKPEDSNPEERNASKPEERNASKPEDSNPEERNASKPEDSNPEERNASKPKE; this is encoded by the exons ATGCTCGACCGCGCGCGCGCCACCGCCAACTTCCGCCTCGTCGTGCTCCGCGGCCGCGCCTACATCGAGCGCATCGCGCCGGCCTTCCAGACGCGCGACCTCTTCACCATCTGGGGCATCCTCCAGCTGCTCCGCCGCTACCCTGGCCGCGTCCCCGACCTCGACCTCATGTTCGACTGCGTGGACTGGCCGGTTGTCCACGCCGACGAGTACCAGGGGGACAACGCCACCGCCATGCCGCCGCTTTTCCGCTACTGCGGCGACAACGAGACGCTCGACGTGGTCTTCCCGGACTGGTCCTTCTGGGGCTG GGCCGAGATAAACATAAAGCCGTGGGATGCACTgcagaaggatttgaatgaaggCAATAAGAGGGTGAGATGGATAGATAGAGAACCTTATGCTTACTGGAAAGGGAATCCAGATGTCGCAGCTATAAGGCAAGAGCTGGTTAAGTGTAATGTGTCCAGTAAACAAGAATGGAATGCACGGATTTTCAAACAG GATTGGATCAAAGAAAGCAAGGCAGGATACAAGAAATCAAATTTGGCCAGTCAATGCACCCATAG GTACAAGATCTACATTGAAGGATCAGCATGGTCAGTCAGTGAGAAGTATATCCTAGCTTGTGATTCGATGACGCTGGTGATTAAACCAAAATACTACGATTTCTTCTCAAGGGTGCTGATGCCCACTCAGCATTATTGGCCAGTTCGAGATGACAATAAGTGTGGCTCCATAAAGTATGCTGTTGACTGGGGAAATTCTCACAAGAAAAAG GCACAGCAAATAGGAAAGAAGGCAAGCAAGTTCATTCAACAAGAACTTAGTATGGACTATATATACGATTACATGTTTCACCTCTTAACTGAGTATGCTAAGCTCCTAAGATTCAAGCCAACCAAGCCACCTGAAGCTGTTGAGGTCTGTCCCGAATCTTTGGCCTGCCAAGCCATAGGTCGGGAGAAGAAGTTTATGCAAGACTCCATGGTGAAGTCTGCGAACGTTGCAGGCCCATGCAATCTGCCTCCTCCCTTCAGCCCTGAGGAATACAAAAAGCTACAACAGAGGAAAGAAAAGTCAATTAAACAGGTCGAAACGTTGGATCAAAATGCTTCAAAGCTCGAGGAGCGAAATGCTTCAAAACCTGAGGATAGCAATCCCGGGGAGCGAAATGCTTCAAAACCTGAGGATAGCAATCCCGGGGAGCGAAATGCTTCAAAACCTAAGGATAGCAATCCCGAGGAGCGAAATGCTTCAAAGCCCGAGGAGCGAAATGCTTCAAAACCTGAGGATAGCAATCCCGAGGAGCGAAATGCTTCAAAGCCCGAGGAACGAAATGCTTCAAAACCTGAGGATAGCA